In one Sulfitobacter sp. LCG007 genomic region, the following are encoded:
- a CDS encoding LysR family transcriptional regulator codes for MDRIDCLHAFTQVYDFGSFSSAAKQLGISQPTVSKRIAALEDEFQVQLFLRTTRALVPTEEGKRLYELARTLVDTYDDARAEAHNKARLPSGRLSISMPAGVGRGVLLPIFASFMRDYPQLELDMKLSDRPGHLLDEGAECAVRVGDLSDSTLRARQLCRLPRMAVAAPEYLRMRPHPRVPSDLTEHMALAYAGLGERSEWAFEGEDGRHVVRILPKARLDDIEALADMTIMGLGVSVLPGWLAMPALRAGKLERILPDHTVPSVPVSFLTPPGAEPSLRVRCLLDYLLERRAMIADHMSGHTEA; via the coding sequence ATGGATCGCATCGACTGTCTGCACGCCTTCACACAAGTCTACGATTTCGGCTCATTCTCGAGCGCTGCGAAGCAGCTCGGCATTTCACAGCCGACCGTGTCCAAACGTATCGCAGCACTGGAGGACGAGTTTCAGGTGCAGCTGTTCCTTCGCACCACGCGCGCCCTCGTCCCCACTGAAGAGGGCAAGCGCCTCTACGAGTTAGCACGCACCCTGGTCGACACCTATGACGACGCGCGGGCGGAGGCCCACAACAAGGCGCGCCTACCCAGCGGACGCCTCAGCATTTCAATGCCCGCTGGCGTCGGCCGAGGCGTCCTCTTGCCGATCTTCGCATCGTTCATGCGTGACTATCCGCAGCTCGAGCTCGACATGAAGCTGTCGGACCGTCCTGGCCATCTGCTTGATGAGGGCGCGGAATGCGCCGTGCGCGTGGGAGACTTGTCGGACAGCACGCTTCGGGCACGGCAGCTTTGCCGGCTCCCACGAATGGCCGTCGCCGCGCCGGAGTATCTTCGCATGCGCCCACACCCTCGTGTGCCCTCGGATCTGACAGAGCACATGGCCTTGGCATACGCCGGTTTAGGCGAACGAAGTGAATGGGCGTTCGAAGGCGAGGACGGACGGCATGTCGTTCGTATCCTGCCGAAAGCGCGGTTGGATGATATCGAGGCCCTGGCGGATATGACGATCATGGGCCTGGGCGTCTCCGTCCTTCCCGGCTGGCTCGCGATGCCCGCGCTTCGCGCCGGAAAGCTCGAACGCATCTTGCCCGATCACACCGTGCCGTCCGTCCCGGTCAGTTTCCTCACCCCGCCGGGCGCGGAACCTTCACTGCGCGTGCGTTGCCTGCTGGATTACCTGCTCGAGCGGCGCGCCATGATCGCGGACCATATGTCTGGCCACACGGAGGCGTGA
- a CDS encoding nuclear transport factor 2 family protein produces MTNKYPTLFELANAALGDKAAEATNFLDLFTDDAVLDYPFAPPDTPQQIVGKESIAAHAIRLAPLLEFGDFTLGSVYQLSDVVIFEASCQGRGTETGLPYNQHYICVLHLRSGKIARWQDYWNPQVLIAALGGQAEMAKAYSS; encoded by the coding sequence ATGACTAACAAGTATCCAACACTATTCGAGCTCGCTAATGCAGCCTTAGGAGATAAAGCTGCCGAAGCTACCAATTTCCTAGACCTCTTTACCGACGACGCTGTTCTGGACTATCCATTTGCGCCTCCAGACACGCCGCAACAGATTGTTGGTAAGGAGAGCATTGCTGCTCATGCTATCCGTCTCGCCCCCCTGCTCGAATTCGGCGACTTCACATTGGGTAGCGTCTATCAACTAAGTGATGTGGTCATCTTCGAAGCCTCCTGCCAAGGTCGCGGGACTGAAACAGGTCTTCCATACAATCAGCACTATATTTGCGTACTTCATCTGCGCAGTGGTAAGATTGCACGCTGGCAGGACTACTGGAACCCTCAGGTGCTGATTGCAGCACTCGGTGGCCAGGCAGAGATGGCCAAAGCCTATTCAAGCTAA
- the styA gene encoding styrene monooxygenase subunit StyA: MHNVGIVGAGIAGLHLALYLQKRGVESTIYTDCRPDEYRAARLLNTVAHHATTLARETELGVNHWTDPDQHYHYHDHWLNVPEPGPLHFQGYFEKPSRALDYRIYLPRLMEDYEARGGTIEYRRIEEADIVPLSEKHDVLAVAVGKGPMGAMFDANPDETPFKAPQRRLCVGLYCGVSDSDPRNTTMSITPGVGELICIPTITFGGIGHALLMENVPEGPMAHLVQMKYDDDPRAFLQAVLAELEQHHPGIYDRIDQSRFDLCQPQDILQGGVVPTVRKTHVRMDNGTYAVAVGDVHCTVDPVNGQGANISSFSAFVLGEEIVKAPVLDNRFIERTDRRREDRVLGAARWTNLMMKPPSEELQMLLGAMSQSRALCDEFTQNFNAPEDQWDRLSSPERIRHWVESAIPMAAE, from the coding sequence ATGCACAACGTCGGCATCGTCGGCGCAGGCATTGCTGGCCTGCATCTTGCGCTTTATCTTCAGAAACGCGGGGTCGAGAGCACGATCTACACAGACTGCCGTCCCGATGAGTATCGCGCCGCGCGGCTGCTCAACACCGTGGCGCACCACGCCACGACCTTGGCGCGCGAGACCGAGCTTGGCGTGAATCACTGGACGGACCCGGACCAGCATTACCACTATCACGATCACTGGCTGAACGTGCCGGAGCCGGGCCCGCTGCATTTCCAGGGCTATTTCGAAAAACCTTCCCGCGCGCTGGATTACCGGATTTACCTGCCACGCCTGATGGAGGACTACGAGGCCCGTGGCGGCACCATCGAATATCGTCGGATTGAAGAGGCTGACATCGTGCCGCTTTCCGAAAAACATGATGTTCTGGCCGTCGCGGTCGGCAAGGGGCCGATGGGCGCCATGTTCGACGCGAATCCCGATGAGACCCCATTCAAGGCACCCCAGCGCCGTCTCTGCGTCGGCCTGTATTGCGGTGTCTCGGACAGTGATCCGCGCAACACGACCATGTCGATCACGCCGGGCGTTGGAGAGTTGATCTGCATTCCGACCATCACATTCGGCGGAATCGGCCATGCGCTCTTGATGGAGAATGTGCCGGAAGGCCCGATGGCGCACCTTGTACAGATGAAATACGATGACGATCCGAGGGCCTTCCTCCAGGCAGTGCTGGCCGAGCTGGAACAGCACCATCCGGGCATCTACGACCGGATCGACCAGAGCCGGTTCGATCTGTGTCAGCCGCAGGACATCCTTCAGGGTGGCGTCGTGCCGACAGTGCGCAAGACGCATGTGCGGATGGACAATGGCACCTATGCCGTGGCCGTCGGCGACGTGCATTGCACGGTGGACCCGGTCAACGGACAGGGCGCGAATATTTCGAGCTTCTCCGCATTCGTCCTTGGGGAAGAGATCGTTAAAGCCCCGGTGCTTGACAACCGGTTCATCGAGCGCACGGACCGGCGGCGCGAAGACCGGGTGCTGGGCGCGGCCCGTTGGACCAACCTCATGATGAAACCGCCGTCGGAAGAGCTTCAGATGCTGCTCGGTGCGATGAGCCAGAGCCGCGCCCTGTGCGACGAGTTCACCCAGAACTTCAACGCCCCCGAGGACCAGTGGGACCGGCTGTCGAGCCCCGAGCGCATCCGCCATTGGGTCGAAAGCGCCATTCCGATGGCTGCGGAATAG
- a CDS encoding NAD(P)H-binding protein → MILVTGASGQLASTLVAAARAVDLEVITASRSPDADRQMDFDRPETLDFSGVETLFLTSAGYAEDDIVMRRHGAVVAAARERGVRHIVYSSLTCHSDHLGFALAHRWTERTTKDSGLAWTILRNGLYAELIGSLAATRDNRISAPFGQGRISAVARADLAEAALEILKSPAFHAGRCYDLSGTSAFAVSDIARSVGASYAPLSFAAERERLSHLPLLAFQAPMLMSIYAAAAGGFLEADRTDLKDLVSQPRDAFAIACDVAQGKVQTV, encoded by the coding sequence ATGATACTTGTGACCGGGGCCTCGGGCCAGCTTGCGTCAACACTCGTGGCTGCGGCAAGAGCGGTCGACCTTGAGGTCATTACCGCAAGTCGGTCTCCGGATGCCGACCGACAGATGGATTTCGACAGGCCGGAAACGCTTGATTTCAGCGGGGTCGAGACGCTGTTCCTGACCTCGGCAGGCTATGCCGAAGATGACATCGTCATGCGCCGTCATGGTGCGGTAGTAGCAGCAGCTCGCGAACGAGGGGTCAGGCATATCGTCTACTCCAGCCTGACCTGCCACAGCGATCATCTAGGCTTCGCACTGGCCCATCGCTGGACAGAGCGGACCACCAAGGACAGCGGTCTGGCTTGGACCATCCTCCGCAACGGCCTTTACGCGGAACTGATTGGCAGCCTGGCCGCCACCCGCGATAATCGCATCAGCGCCCCGTTCGGGCAGGGCAGGATTTCAGCCGTTGCCCGGGCGGATCTTGCAGAGGCGGCGCTTGAGATATTGAAGTCTCCTGCATTCCACGCTGGACGGTGCTATGATCTGTCGGGCACTTCGGCATTCGCCGTAAGCGACATCGCGCGATCTGTCGGCGCCTCCTATGCGCCCCTGTCGTTCGCGGCAGAGCGGGAAAGGTTGTCGCACCTACCCTTGCTTGCGTTTCAGGCTCCCATGCTGATGTCGATCTACGCCGCCGCGGCAGGTGGGTTTCTGGAAGCCGACAGAACCGACCTGAAGGATCTCGTTTCTCAGCCTCGGGACGCCTTCGCCATTGCGTGTGACGTCGCTCAGGGGAAAGTCCAAACCGTTTAG
- a CDS encoding aldehyde dehydrogenase family protein, with translation MPAATAVSRPDITNNIPGGTDIREFALTINGARILTAAPFEVRNPSTGDNPSTGDIVGHTPNASPDELDLAVAAADAAFPGWAATDDAIRAAACGKIAEMIGENARAAVAPSSRKACGLCS, from the coding sequence ATGCCAGCCGCTACCGCAGTCTCGCGGCCTGACATCACAAACAACATTCCGGGAGGAACCGACATTCGCGAATTCGCGCTGACCATAAATGGTGCGCGCATTTTGACCGCCGCGCCCTTTGAAGTTCGCAATCCGTCCACCGGCGATAATCCGTCCACCGGCGATATCGTCGGTCACACGCCCAACGCATCACCAGACGAACTCGACCTGGCGGTTGCTGCGGCCGACGCCGCCTTCCCCGGCTGGGCCGCGACCGACGACGCGATCCGCGCGGCGGCCTGCGGCAAGATCGCTGAGATGATCGGTGAGAATGCTCGCGCTGCCGTCGCTCCATCAAGCCGAAAGGCATGTGGGTTATGTTCTTGA
- a CDS encoding EthD family reductase — MHCLTVIYPIPDDPSHFKAHYEERHLKLAARLPGMINMHHAYPEAVSPGDVFCIFQAFFPDAETFGVAMNSQEGHEVSADVPNYSPKGAQVMHFATDLTVREKADATS; from the coding sequence ATGCATTGCCTGACCGTAATCTACCCGATCCCGGACGACCCCTCGCATTTCAAGGCGCATTACGAGGAACGGCACCTCAAGCTCGCCGCGCGCCTTCCCGGCATGATCAACATGCATCATGCCTATCCCGAGGCCGTAAGCCCTGGCGACGTCTTCTGCATCTTTCAGGCGTTCTTTCCCGATGCCGAAACCTTCGGCGTGGCGATGAATTCGCAAGAAGGGCATGAGGTGTCGGCCGATGTGCCGAACTATTCGCCCAAAGGCGCACAGGTGATGCATTTTGCCACGGACCTGACGGTAAGGGAGAAGGCCGATGCAACGTCCTGA
- a CDS encoding winged helix-turn-helix transcriptional regulator: MSVTHTDVRHETALTPCGSTDHVDCGLRLVLDRLGEQWTVMTLAELSAGPRRYRELERSLVGISQRMMTLTLRRLERDGHVLRHVTPTVPPSWPAPIGWSGFSLSA, from the coding sequence ATGTCCGTCACGCACACAGATGTTCGCCACGAGACTGCTCTGACGCCATGTGGATCCACCGATCACGTGGATTGCGGTCTTAGGCTGGTGCTCGACCGTTTAGGAGAGCAATGGACCGTCATGACTTTGGCCGAGCTTTCTGCGGGTCCGCGCAGGTATCGTGAGTTGGAACGGTCACTAGTCGGCATCTCGCAGCGCATGATGACACTGACCTTGCGGCGGCTCGAGCGAGACGGTCATGTCTTGCGCCACGTCACACCGACCGTCCCACCCAGCTGGCCTGCCCCTATCGGGTGGTCCGGTTTCAGTCTTAGTGCATGA
- a CDS encoding flavin reductase family protein encodes MQRPDPVEFRRALSRFTTGVTVITARNPQGEVVGMTANSFTSVSLDPPTVLVSVMQGQTLQAIRGSGRFGVNVLGAGCERISNHFAGKPSADWTPAFTEFDGFHALDGALAHFGCRVVREVDVADHMLLIAEVDLCTADENEPLVFYASRYRSLAA; translated from the coding sequence ATGCAACGTCCTGATCCCGTAGAATTCCGCCGCGCCTTGTCGCGCTTCACGACCGGCGTGACCGTCATCACCGCAAGGAACCCGCAAGGAGAGGTGGTCGGAATGACCGCCAACTCCTTCACCTCGGTGTCGCTCGATCCGCCCACCGTGCTTGTCTCGGTCATGCAGGGCCAGACCTTGCAGGCGATCCGAGGCTCGGGCCGGTTCGGCGTGAACGTGCTCGGTGCCGGGTGCGAGCGGATATCGAACCATTTCGCGGGCAAGCCGAGCGCCGACTGGACACCTGCCTTTACCGAGTTCGACGGGTTTCACGCGCTCGACGGGGCGCTTGCACATTTCGGGTGCCGCGTCGTTCGGGAAGTGGACGTGGCCGATCACATGCTGCTGATCGCCGAGGTGGACCTTTGCACCGCGGATGAAAACGAGCCGCTGGTGTTCTATGCCAGCCGCTACCGCAGTCTCGCGGCCTGA
- a CDS encoding TetR-like C-terminal domain-containing protein, with translation MERKSFDRKVRAPSGAAVQKIELTEALYRALFLEWAEHGFSALSLERVAARAGAGKAAIYRRWPGKLQFADEAVNALGLKIVAFDDKGSLEADVRTFHRRLRIVFRHPLVRKILPDIYAEAARSDEMKAISDRVAQTRRDEAKKVIDRAISRGELPEAIDRDIALDFLPSSIYWRMVVIKSSLSEAQLRLHAQGTTAALKSLW, from the coding sequence ATGGAACGCAAGAGTTTCGACCGTAAGGTAAGAGCGCCATCCGGAGCGGCGGTGCAAAAAATCGAACTGACAGAGGCGCTATATCGTGCTTTGTTCCTCGAGTGGGCTGAACATGGTTTTTCAGCGCTCAGCCTTGAGCGGGTAGCGGCGCGGGCAGGGGCGGGCAAAGCGGCTATCTATCGTCGGTGGCCCGGGAAGCTGCAGTTTGCCGACGAGGCGGTCAATGCTCTGGGGCTCAAGATAGTCGCTTTCGATGACAAAGGTTCGCTTGAAGCAGACGTAAGGACATTTCACCGTCGCCTGCGTATAGTGTTCAGACATCCCTTAGTGCGTAAGATCCTTCCAGACATCTATGCGGAAGCTGCCCGCTCAGATGAAATGAAGGCGATCAGTGATCGCGTAGCGCAGACGAGACGTGATGAGGCAAAAAAAGTTATTGATCGAGCAATCTCACGTGGAGAATTACCCGAAGCAATCGACCGCGACATCGCCCTCGATTTTTTGCCGTCATCAATATACTGGCGAATGGTGGTGATCAAAAGTTCGCTGTCAGAAGCGCAGCTGCGTCTGCACGCCCAAGGTACAACGGCAGCGCTCAAGTCATTATGGTAA